In Microbacterium sp. AB, a single genomic region encodes these proteins:
- a CDS encoding FAD-binding dehydrogenase — MSAAAPGAGEADAIVVGAGLAGLVAASELVDAGKRVLIVEQEPETGFGGQAWWSFGGIFLVDSPEQRRMGVRDSLELARQDWLGSAGFDRDEDRWPRQWAQAYLEFAAGEKRAWLRERGIGFFPIVGWAERGGDRASSHGNSVPRFHVTWGTGPGVLEPFVRRVREGVERGLVRVLFRHRVDRIDVEAGTVVGVSGAVLAADPAERGAPSNRDVVGDFSLRASAVLVASGGIGGNHDLVREQWPTRMGEPPASMLSGVPAHVDGRMLGIARGAGAHLINGDRMWHYVEGIRNHSPVWPMHGIRILPGPSSLWLDAQGNRLPTPLFPGFDTLATLEHIVATGHDHSWFVTNQKILEKEVALSGSEQNPDFTDKDLTLLARRLGPGAPGPVETFKERGADFLVADTVDELLSKMGQASPDLLDLDRVRVEIAARDLEMTNDFGKDAQLNAIHQARRHRGDRLLRVAAPRPLTHARSGPLIAVKLHIITRKSLGGIETDLSARALRRSGEPLPGLYAAGEASGFGGGGLHGYRALEGTFLGGCIFSGRVAGRAMAAAV; from the coding sequence ATGAGCGCGGCGGCACCGGGCGCCGGAGAGGCGGACGCGATCGTCGTGGGCGCGGGCCTGGCCGGCCTGGTCGCCGCCTCCGAGCTGGTGGACGCCGGCAAGAGGGTGCTGATCGTCGAGCAGGAGCCGGAGACGGGCTTCGGCGGCCAGGCATGGTGGTCGTTCGGGGGGATCTTCCTCGTCGATTCGCCCGAGCAGCGCCGCATGGGCGTGCGCGACTCGCTGGAACTGGCCCGCCAGGACTGGCTCGGCTCGGCCGGGTTCGACCGCGACGAGGACCGCTGGCCGCGGCAGTGGGCGCAGGCCTATCTGGAGTTCGCCGCCGGCGAGAAGCGCGCCTGGCTGCGCGAACGCGGCATCGGCTTCTTCCCGATCGTCGGCTGGGCCGAGCGCGGCGGCGACCGCGCCTCGAGCCACGGCAACTCCGTGCCGCGCTTCCACGTGACCTGGGGCACGGGACCGGGCGTTCTCGAGCCGTTCGTGCGACGCGTGCGCGAGGGCGTCGAGCGGGGCCTCGTCCGCGTCCTGTTCCGTCACCGCGTCGACCGCATCGACGTCGAAGCCGGCACTGTCGTGGGCGTGAGCGGAGCCGTGCTCGCCGCCGACCCGGCCGAGCGCGGCGCGCCGAGCAACCGCGACGTCGTCGGCGACTTCTCCCTCCGCGCGAGCGCCGTGCTCGTCGCCAGCGGCGGCATCGGCGGCAACCACGACCTCGTCCGCGAGCAATGGCCGACGCGGATGGGGGAGCCTCCCGCGTCGATGCTGTCCGGCGTGCCGGCGCACGTCGACGGGCGGATGCTGGGCATCGCGCGCGGAGCCGGCGCGCACCTCATCAACGGGGACCGCATGTGGCACTACGTCGAAGGGATCCGGAACCACAGCCCTGTCTGGCCGATGCACGGGATCCGGATCCTCCCTGGGCCTTCGTCGCTGTGGTTGGACGCGCAAGGGAACCGGCTGCCGACGCCGCTGTTCCCGGGATTCGACACGCTCGCCACGCTCGAGCACATCGTCGCGACCGGGCATGACCACAGCTGGTTCGTCACGAACCAGAAGATCCTCGAGAAGGAGGTCGCGCTCTCCGGCAGCGAGCAGAACCCCGACTTCACCGACAAGGACCTCACGCTGCTCGCCCGGCGGCTCGGCCCGGGAGCACCCGGCCCGGTGGAGACGTTCAAGGAGCGCGGCGCCGATTTCCTCGTCGCCGACACCGTCGACGAGCTTCTCTCGAAGATGGGGCAGGCGTCGCCGGACCTGCTGGACCTCGACCGCGTCCGCGTGGAGATCGCCGCCCGCGACCTGGAGATGACGAACGACTTCGGCAAGGACGCTCAGCTCAACGCCATCCACCAGGCGCGGAGGCACCGCGGCGACAGGCTGCTGCGCGTGGCCGCCCCGCGCCCGCTCACCCACGCCAGGTCGGGTCCGCTGATCGCGGTGAAGCTCCACATCATCACCCGCAAGAGCCTCGGCGGCATCGAGACCGACCTGTCGGCCCGGGCGCTGCGGCGATCGGGCGAACCGCTGCCCGGCCTCTACGCGGCCGGCGAGGCGAGCGGCTTCGGCGGCGGCGGCCTCCACGGATACCGAGCGCTCGAGGGCACGTTCCTCGGAGGATGCATCTTCTCCGGACGCGTGGCCGGACGCGCGATGGCAGCGGCCGTCTGA